The following proteins are encoded in a genomic region of Maribacter hydrothermalis:
- a CDS encoding PorP/SprF family type IX secretion system membrane protein, whose protein sequence is MMRNSLLTLVFFTSVLALRGQELTIPQLSQYLADNPFVMSPTYAGIGDHVKIRLNGLTQWVGIKDAPDTQSLAADMRIGEKSGIGTLLYNDSNGQTKQQGARLSFAHHLTLDRYDDEFLSFGISYNYNQFRIDIQNFDSPDISVTDDRATTNHNFDIGALYRYDKFYFSVNASNILDKDLSNFNALYEPNRLRNYYVYTGYRYMKKRTSKVEVEPSILFQLFESDGRSVTDLNLKFRFYDFEDYYYAGINYRFLNDQIGNPLYIAPIAGIKKSNFYFGYSYQVILNELLGYSSGTHVVTLGVDLFQGISNCRCTY, encoded by the coding sequence ATGATGCGGAACAGTCTATTGACACTGGTGTTTTTTACAAGCGTACTTGCCCTAAGAGGTCAAGAGCTAACCATACCCCAATTATCGCAATACCTTGCAGATAACCCCTTTGTAATGTCACCGACCTATGCAGGTATCGGAGACCATGTAAAAATTAGACTTAACGGTCTTACGCAATGGGTAGGAATTAAAGATGCGCCAGATACACAATCATTGGCAGCAGATATGCGAATAGGAGAAAAATCGGGAATAGGAACGTTATTGTATAACGATAGTAATGGGCAAACAAAACAGCAAGGTGCTAGATTGTCATTTGCACACCATCTTACCTTAGATCGTTATGACGATGAGTTTTTATCATTCGGTATTTCATATAATTACAATCAGTTTAGAATAGATATTCAAAATTTTGACTCACCTGATATTTCGGTTACTGACGATAGGGCAACTACAAATCATAATTTTGATATTGGCGCGCTATATCGTTATGATAAATTTTATTTTAGTGTAAATGCATCAAATATTCTGGATAAAGATTTAAGTAACTTTAATGCTTTATACGAGCCTAATAGATTAAGAAACTATTATGTTTATACAGGATACAGATACATGAAAAAAAGAACCAGTAAAGTAGAGGTTGAGCCTTCTATTTTATTTCAATTATTTGAAAGTGATGGTCGATCTGTTACCGATTTAAATTTGAAATTTAGGTTTTATGATTTTGAAGACTACTATTATGCAGGGATTAATTATCGATTTTTAAATGACCAAATAGGCAATCCACTTTATATTGCGCCTATTGCGGGTATTAAGAAGAGTAATTTTTACTTCGGATATTCTTATCAAGTTATTTTAAACGAATTACTAGGGTATAGTTCAGGAACTCATGTAGTAACCCTAGGAGTAGACCTATTTCAAGGTATTAGTAATTGTCGATGTACCTATTAA
- the folB gene encoding dihydroneopterin aldolase has protein sequence MGKIQLENIKAYAHHGCLPQETNIGSDYLVNVSVETNLSKASISDQLNDTVDYVHINRIVKQEMAKPSKLLEHVAKRIIDRIFIELPVLQKAKVSVSKINPPINGDVEKVTVTIKSKK, from the coding sequence ATGGGTAAAATACAATTAGAGAACATAAAGGCATATGCCCATCATGGGTGTTTGCCACAAGAAACCAATATTGGGAGTGATTATTTGGTAAATGTTTCGGTAGAGACAAACTTATCGAAAGCCTCAATTTCAGACCAATTGAATGACACGGTCGATTACGTTCATATTAATAGAATAGTCAAACAAGAAATGGCCAAACCTTCAAAATTATTGGAGCATGTTGCCAAAAGAATAATTGACCGAATATTTATAGAGCTACCAGTTTTACAAAAAGCTAAGGTTTCCGTATCAAAAATAAACCCACCTATCAATGGTGATGTTGAGAAAGTTACGGTAACTATAAAGTCAAAAAAATAA
- a CDS encoding DoxX family membrane protein, with amino-acid sequence MKIILDHATEILLLLFLIITFLQSGIDKISDWNGNVSWLKEHFSATPFKNIVPILVGIILIAEVIAGLLCLVGIYELMLNGQTTFALYGAILSCVTLLMLLFGQRIAKDYEGAKTIAIYFIPTILLVFLLQF; translated from the coding sequence ATGAAAATTATACTAGATCACGCTACTGAAATTTTATTGTTGTTATTTTTAATTATCACTTTTTTACAAAGCGGTATTGATAAAATTTCTGATTGGAATGGAAATGTATCGTGGTTAAAAGAACATTTTTCAGCTACCCCTTTTAAAAATATAGTGCCCATATTGGTTGGTATTATTCTAATAGCTGAGGTAATTGCCGGTCTACTTTGCTTAGTGGGCATATATGAACTTATGCTTAATGGCCAAACAACATTTGCCCTATATGGAGCAATATTATCTTGTGTAACCTTGTTAATGTTGTTATTTGGGCAACGAATTGCTAAAGATTACGAAGGAGCAAAAACTATTGCAATTTACTTTATACCAACTATTTTACTCGTGTTTTTACTACAATTTTAA
- a CDS encoding DNA polymerase III subunit, whose protein sequence is MLFKEILGLSHIKNHLSSSADAGRIPHAQLFVGPEGCGLLPMALAYAQYIICQNTNSENVGDNEACNLKFKSFAHPDVHFAFPVANTDKVKAHAVSNHYMKEWREFILEQPYGNLFDWYRHIEIEKKQGQIGVDEAQDIVKKLYLKSYEGGYKIMVIWMAEKMNSAASNKLLKLIEEPPDKTIFLLLCEDEEQIIQTIKSRCQVVHFPPLAEDAIANALIEIGAAKPEAMRLAHEANGNFNKALDLLNNDSEDLVFENWFVQWVRSAFKAKGNKAAIHELLLWSEEVAKTGRETQKNYLNYCITVMRQALMINYGAEELAYLKIHADGFQLKKFAPFVHENNIIDITKELEDAIYHVERNGNSKIIFTDLSIKLTRLLHRKKSELK, encoded by the coding sequence ATGTTATTCAAAGAAATTTTAGGACTATCACATATTAAAAATCACCTTTCTTCAAGTGCTGATGCTGGCCGAATACCACATGCGCAATTATTTGTTGGGCCTGAAGGTTGCGGACTATTACCCATGGCACTTGCATATGCCCAATATATTATTTGCCAAAATACAAATAGTGAAAACGTTGGTGATAATGAAGCTTGTAATTTAAAGTTCAAATCGTTTGCCCACCCAGACGTTCATTTTGCATTTCCAGTTGCAAATACAGATAAGGTAAAAGCCCACGCTGTGAGCAATCATTACATGAAAGAATGGCGAGAATTTATTTTGGAGCAGCCATATGGCAATCTTTTTGATTGGTATCGTCATATAGAAATTGAAAAAAAACAAGGACAAATTGGAGTTGATGAAGCTCAAGATATTGTAAAAAAGCTCTACTTAAAATCCTATGAGGGTGGTTATAAAATTATGGTAATTTGGATGGCCGAAAAAATGAATTCAGCTGCATCTAACAAATTACTAAAACTAATAGAAGAGCCGCCAGATAAAACTATTTTTCTGCTACTTTGTGAAGATGAAGAGCAAATTATACAAACCATAAAATCTAGATGCCAAGTTGTTCATTTTCCTCCTTTGGCGGAAGATGCTATAGCCAATGCATTAATTGAAATAGGTGCTGCCAAACCTGAAGCTATGCGATTAGCTCACGAAGCTAATGGCAATTTCAACAAGGCGCTAGACCTTTTAAATAATGATTCTGAAGATTTAGTTTTTGAGAATTGGTTTGTACAATGGGTACGTAGTGCATTTAAAGCAAAAGGAAATAAAGCGGCAATTCACGAATTGTTATTATGGAGTGAAGAAGTTGCAAAAACAGGAAGAGAGACTCAAAAAAATTATCTAAACTATTGTATAACAGTCATGAGACAAGCCTTAATGATTAATTACGGTGCAGAAGAGCTCGCCTATTTAAAAATACATGCAGACGGATTTCAATTGAAAAAATTTGCCCCATTTGTGCATGAAAATAATATTATAGATATCACAAAAGAACTTGAAGACGCCATATACCATGTAGAAAGAAATGGAAATTCTAAAATAATTTTTACAGACCTTTCAATTAAATTAACTCGGTTACTTCATCGAAAAAAATCTGAACTTAAATAA
- a CDS encoding phosphoglycerate kinase gives MKVLNNFNFENKRALIRVDFNVPLNDKFEVTDTNRIEAAKPTIIKVLEDGGSAILMSHLGRPKGERNPDLSLKHIVNAVSDIIGVSVKFVGDCVGDEVEKAVANLKKGEVLLLENLRYYDEEEEGNEAFAEKLSKLGDIYVNDAFGSAHRAHASTTIVARFFPESKCFGLLLAKEIDAIEKVMATGEKPVLAILGGAKVSSKITIIENILDKVDDLIIGGGMTYTFIKAQGGKVGDSICEDDKMKLAMDILEQAKQKGVNVHIPVDVIAADAFDANANTQIVDVDKIPDGWQGLDAGPDTLQNFKKVILASKTILWNGPIGVFEMEKFAKGTIAVGNYIDEATRNGAFSLVGGGDSVAAVKQFGFEDKVSYVSTGGGAMLESLEGKTLPGIAAIIA, from the coding sequence ATGAAAGTATTGAATAACTTTAATTTTGAAAATAAGAGAGCGTTAATAAGAGTGGACTTTAATGTTCCCTTAAATGACAAGTTTGAAGTAACGGATACAAACAGAATAGAAGCTGCAAAACCTACAATAATTAAGGTTTTAGAAGATGGCGGCAGTGCAATACTAATGAGCCATTTGGGCAGACCAAAAGGAGAACGCAATCCTGATTTGTCATTAAAACATATTGTAAACGCAGTTTCGGATATTATTGGTGTATCGGTAAAATTCGTTGGTGACTGTGTTGGTGATGAAGTAGAAAAGGCCGTAGCTAATTTGAAAAAAGGAGAAGTGCTTTTACTTGAAAACTTACGATATTATGACGAAGAGGAAGAAGGAAATGAGGCTTTTGCCGAAAAATTATCTAAACTTGGTGATATATATGTAAACGATGCTTTTGGTTCAGCACACCGTGCTCATGCTTCTACAACAATAGTTGCTAGGTTTTTTCCTGAATCTAAATGTTTTGGACTTCTTTTGGCAAAAGAAATCGATGCCATAGAAAAAGTAATGGCTACTGGCGAAAAACCAGTATTAGCTATCCTTGGAGGAGCAAAGGTTTCTTCTAAAATTACTATAATTGAGAATATACTTGATAAAGTTGACGATTTAATTATTGGTGGAGGTATGACATATACTTTTATAAAAGCACAAGGAGGCAAGGTTGGCGATTCCATATGCGAAGATGATAAAATGAAGTTGGCAATGGATATTCTTGAACAAGCCAAACAAAAAGGAGTAAATGTGCACATTCCTGTAGATGTAATTGCAGCGGATGCTTTTGACGCAAACGCAAATACACAAATTGTTGATGTGGACAAAATACCCGACGGTTGGCAAGGTCTTGATGCAGGCCCAGATACCTTACAAAACTTTAAAAAAGTAATCTTAGCCTCCAAAACTATTCTATGGAATGGCCCAATTGGTGTTTTTGAAATGGAAAAATTTGCTAAGGGAACTATAGCAGTTGGTAATTATATTGATGAAGCAACACGTAATGGAGCTTTTTCATTAGTAGGTGGCGGAGATTCTGTAGCTGCTGTAAAACAATTTGGCTTTGAGGATAAAGTTAGTTATGTATCAACAGGCGGAGGTGCAATGCTAGAAAGCTTAGAGGGCAAAACTTTGCCAGGTATTGCTGCAATAATAGCGTAG
- a CDS encoding LysM peptidoglycan-binding domain-containing protein, which translates to MKKLAFNYFYFLGLALVPFLSLAQHKEAVITSTDSLNSNLVVLNDSLNDEVPIPELDILDNSTKEKLTLFKPTESSSYNLQDNELAAKFDSLWMKELVDAAPLFDEMYQEVMALDTASTFVFDLPTDTLKMRLARLNEKTPFNIEYNPSLESVIKSFLTRKRDMMERMLTISQFYFPLFEQELDNNDIPLEMKYLSIVESALNPKARSRVGATGLWQFMYGTGKEMKLDINSYVDERSDPIKSTEAACNYLNRLYRIYEDWDLALAAYNSGPGNVNKAIRRSGGQRNYWNIRRNLPRETAGYVPAFQATMYIFEYAKEHGLVSKRAERAYFETDTIHIKSLITFDQISELTGIDKEEIKILNPSYKLDVIPYVEGKTHTLRLPVHKIGKFVANEEAIYAHVEKELESKESPIAEITKQAEQNSIRYRVKEGDFLGKIAERYGVGVSQLKQWNGLRSNNLRIGQRLTVYPRKQISSSVKPRETPARTAVASNSKTHEVRSGDSLWTISRKYPGVTIENLRKWNGISGNNLKLGTKLKLCDCSS; encoded by the coding sequence ATGAAAAAATTAGCTTTTAACTATTTTTATTTCCTAGGTTTAGCTTTGGTGCCTTTCCTAAGTTTGGCGCAGCATAAAGAAGCTGTTATCACTTCTACAGATTCATTAAATAGCAACTTGGTTGTGCTCAACGATTCATTGAATGATGAAGTTCCTATACCCGAACTGGATATATTAGATAATTCTACAAAAGAAAAACTTACGCTTTTTAAGCCAACGGAATCATCCTCTTACAATCTTCAAGACAATGAGTTGGCCGCTAAATTCGACAGTTTATGGATGAAAGAACTAGTAGATGCCGCACCGCTTTTCGATGAAATGTATCAAGAAGTAATGGCGTTAGATACAGCCTCTACTTTTGTTTTCGATTTACCTACAGACACCTTAAAAATGCGGCTGGCAAGGTTAAATGAAAAAACACCATTTAATATCGAATACAATCCATCGCTTGAAAGCGTAATTAAATCATTTCTTACTAGAAAAAGAGATATGATGGAGCGCATGTTAACCATAAGCCAATTCTATTTCCCATTATTTGAACAAGAATTAGATAATAACGATATTCCGTTAGAGATGAAATACCTATCTATTGTAGAATCTGCCTTAAATCCAAAGGCGCGATCTCGAGTTGGTGCAACCGGTTTATGGCAATTTATGTATGGTACCGGTAAAGAAATGAAATTGGATATTAATAGTTATGTTGATGAACGAAGCGATCCAATAAAATCTACAGAAGCTGCTTGTAATTACTTAAATAGATTGTACAGAATTTATGAAGATTGGGATTTAGCATTAGCGGCCTATAATTCTGGACCAGGTAATGTTAATAAAGCAATTCGTAGAAGTGGAGGACAAAGAAACTATTGGAATATTAGAAGAAATTTACCCAGAGAAACAGCAGGCTATGTTCCGGCTTTTCAAGCAACAATGTATATTTTTGAATATGCTAAAGAACATGGATTAGTGTCTAAAAGAGCAGAACGAGCTTATTTTGAAACCGACACTATACATATTAAAAGTCTAATTACATTTGACCAGATTTCAGAATTGACAGGTATTGACAAGGAAGAAATTAAAATTTTAAACCCGTCTTACAAGTTAGATGTAATCCCATATGTTGAGGGTAAAACGCATACATTAAGATTGCCGGTACATAAAATAGGAAAATTTGTAGCCAATGAAGAGGCAATTTATGCTCATGTAGAAAAAGAATTGGAAAGTAAAGAAAGTCCTATTGCTGAAATAACAAAACAAGCGGAACAAAATAGTATTCGTTATAGAGTAAAAGAGGGCGATTTTCTTGGTAAAATAGCTGAACGATATGGTGTAGGTGTTAGCCAATTAAAACAATGGAACGGATTACGCAGTAATAATTTACGTATTGGGCAACGATTAACAGTATACCCAAGAAAACAAATAAGTTCTTCGGTAAAACCTAGAGAAACACCTGCTAGGACTGCCGTTGCCAGTAATTCAAAAACGCATGAAGTTAGAAGTGGAGATTCATTATGGACTATTTCTAGAAAATATCCTGGGGTTACTATAGAAAATTTACGAAAGTGGAACGGTATTAGTGGTAATAACTTAAAACTGGGCACAAAACTTAAATTGTGCGACTGTTCATCGTAA
- a CDS encoding DUF4837 family protein, whose product MKGKLLVYFLAILGLSVACKEDGKVDYLPESVGAMNTLTVVIDNELWKSSVGDAIRENYTAAAPGLTWDEAQFSVTQIPQQIFTGSLQNTSAVLYIMEDTLNIAHMKSNMYAKPQKIGVIKGRNKEELITNIKKTAPEFIADFKALEIGKAQKRFEKSLNKEKALEDKFNIAMKIPSIYRVGREEDNFVWISREIQKGNMNIIAYTMPWDSFQSDSTFVQDIILMRDSIGKSFIGGEDIPGKNNHMITEKAFSPYVFPAEVSGKKAAEIRGIWEMSAYPMAGPFLTYIINDKENNRKLILEGFVFAPATKKRDYMFELEAILKSVRFNVKK is encoded by the coding sequence ATGAAAGGAAAATTATTAGTTTATTTTTTAGCAATTTTAGGTTTGTCTGTTGCTTGTAAGGAAGATGGAAAAGTAGATTACTTGCCAGAGTCAGTAGGGGCAATGAATACGTTAACCGTTGTAATTGATAATGAATTGTGGAAGAGTAGCGTGGGGGATGCAATTCGTGAAAATTACACCGCAGCGGCCCCAGGTCTTACTTGGGACGAAGCTCAATTTAGTGTTACTCAAATTCCACAACAAATTTTTACAGGCTCTCTTCAAAACACAAGCGCTGTGCTTTATATAATGGAAGATACGCTGAACATAGCACACATGAAATCCAATATGTACGCTAAACCACAAAAGATAGGTGTAATTAAAGGCCGTAATAAGGAAGAATTAATAACGAATATTAAAAAAACTGCGCCAGAGTTTATTGCAGATTTCAAAGCGTTAGAAATTGGTAAAGCCCAAAAGCGTTTTGAGAAATCTTTGAATAAAGAAAAGGCCCTAGAAGATAAGTTTAATATTGCAATGAAAATTCCATCTATTTATAGAGTAGGTAGGGAAGAAGATAATTTTGTTTGGATTTCGCGTGAAATTCAAAAAGGAAATATGAACATTATAGCGTATACCATGCCATGGGATAGCTTTCAAAGCGATTCAACGTTTGTTCAAGATATTATTTTAATGCGAGACTCAATTGGAAAAAGTTTTATAGGAGGTGAGGATATTCCAGGAAAAAATAATCATATGATTACCGAAAAGGCGTTTTCTCCATATGTCTTTCCTGCTGAGGTTTCTGGGAAAAAAGCAGCAGAAATAAGAGGAATTTGGGAAATGTCGGCATACCCAATGGCAGGCCCATTTTTAACTTATATAATTAACGATAAAGAAAATAATCGAAAGTTAATTTTAGAAGGGTTTGTTTTTGCACCGGCTACAAAGAAAAGAGATTATATGTTTGAGTTGGAGGCAATACTGAAATCAGTTCGGTTTAATGTAAAAAAATAA
- a CDS encoding DUF6747 family protein, producing the protein MEKITLVKEIYIQAFKNWKSYILENYFKIFSWLCFTLIALAAYALIYRVSTGFSFGNF; encoded by the coding sequence ATGGAAAAAATTACTCTAGTAAAAGAAATATACATCCAAGCCTTTAAAAATTGGAAAAGCTACATTTTGGAAAATTATTTTAAAATATTTTCGTGGCTATGTTTTACATTAATTGCATTAGCTGCTTATGCATTGATATATAGAGTGTCTACAGGTTTTTCTTTTGGAAATTTTTAA
- a CDS encoding OmpA family protein, translating to MRVLLSLFYLLFIQFGYAQGFQADLAVHTSGDTEVNALLEIEEADSKEFEKAAKTYNITQKTFTKTNDINPGYYVVVGIFSKSQNLKSQVRKFKRRGFNSGYFKNSDNDLYYLYLNHYDSWKIALEDCNTQFDNRYNEEFWVLKIAGNEHIPELISLEEVTYEDLENSKETAFISTNVDSSKSTTKESKNKLIKRADEYFNKMWYAEAAKLYEIALSGNSEVYNYDVIKKAGDAHYFNTNMEQAYKWYTILYEQYESEMSSDYLFKYAHSLKGTDNYKRSKRLFKLYNRKLVGEKQVINNEQSDIILDGLLRMKDRFDVKNLNINSKYSDFSPMYYNQGEMVYASSKDSSIYNTRRYKWNNQPYLDLYVAKINEESQDLKNAIKFSKEINTKYHEASVTFSPDNETMYFTRNNYGKKLKRDKNGINHLKIYRSKKINGEWLEAEEVSFNSDEYSTGHPALSTDGKQLYFVSDMPGTIGETDIFVVDVLEDGSFSTPRNLGPEINTEQKEMFPFINNKKLYFSSNGHVGLGGLDVFEVAFDNEEGFLEVRNVGKPINSKKDDFSFIVDEDTQKGYFASNRAGGKGDDDIYSFKTLQLEEIPTNTNAISGIVTELVGGEIMPKALVQLLDENNIKLKEMETDENGSFIFEDLDSDTRYILKTTKGTYFDDTRDAATKNNEKVNVDVSMRKLTDMIAVENGIKKLKTEMIHFNFDKSFIRKDAALELDKLVAVMKDSPSIVIKIESHTDSRGDAIYNKYLSDKRAKSTREYIISQGIDPKRIESAVGYGEEQLLNQCDGSIRCTEEDHYFNRRSEFIIVDM from the coding sequence ATGAGAGTCTTACTATCTTTATTTTATCTACTATTTATCCAATTTGGTTATGCACAAGGTTTCCAAGCAGACCTTGCTGTTCATACATCTGGTGATACTGAAGTAAACGCATTATTGGAAATTGAAGAAGCTGATTCAAAAGAATTTGAAAAGGCCGCCAAAACATATAATATTACCCAAAAAACCTTTACGAAAACTAATGATATAAACCCGGGCTATTATGTAGTGGTCGGTATATTCAGTAAAAGTCAAAATCTAAAGTCACAAGTTAGAAAATTTAAAAGAAGGGGTTTTAACTCTGGATATTTTAAAAATTCCGATAACGATTTATATTACCTCTACCTTAATCATTATGATTCATGGAAAATAGCATTAGAAGATTGTAACACCCAATTCGACAATAGATACAATGAAGAATTCTGGGTTCTTAAAATTGCAGGTAACGAACACATTCCAGAATTAATTTCTTTAGAAGAAGTCACCTACGAAGATTTAGAAAACTCAAAAGAAACCGCCTTTATTTCTACTAATGTCGATTCTTCAAAATCAACTACGAAAGAATCAAAAAACAAACTTATTAAAAGAGCAGACGAATACTTTAATAAAATGTGGTATGCTGAAGCTGCAAAACTATACGAAATTGCCTTAAGTGGAAATAGTGAGGTTTATAATTATGATGTTATAAAAAAGGCAGGTGATGCTCATTACTTTAATACCAATATGGAACAAGCATATAAATGGTATACTATATTATATGAGCAGTACGAATCTGAAATGAGTTCAGATTATTTGTTTAAATATGCTCACTCTCTTAAAGGAACCGATAATTATAAAAGGTCTAAACGGTTATTTAAATTATATAATCGAAAATTAGTAGGTGAAAAACAAGTAATAAACAACGAACAAAGCGATATAATCTTAGACGGGCTTTTAAGAATGAAGGATAGGTTTGATGTTAAGAATTTAAACATCAACTCAAAATATTCCGATTTTTCACCAATGTATTATAATCAAGGTGAAATGGTATATGCTTCTTCAAAAGACTCATCAATTTATAATACCAGGCGGTATAAATGGAACAATCAACCTTACCTAGATTTATATGTGGCGAAAATAAATGAAGAGTCCCAAGACCTTAAAAACGCTATTAAGTTTTCTAAAGAGATAAATACAAAATACCACGAAGCATCAGTTACATTTTCTCCAGATAACGAAACAATGTATTTTACTAGAAACAATTACGGAAAAAAATTAAAACGTGATAAAAACGGTATTAATCATCTTAAAATATATCGTTCCAAAAAGATAAATGGAGAATGGTTAGAAGCTGAGGAGGTTTCCTTTAACAGTGACGAATATTCCACAGGACACCCTGCATTAAGTACAGATGGTAAACAACTTTATTTTGTATCCGATATGCCAGGCACCATTGGTGAGACCGATATTTTCGTAGTTGATGTTCTAGAAGATGGATCTTTTTCTACACCCAGAAACCTAGGTCCAGAAATTAACACGGAGCAAAAGGAAATGTTTCCATTTATAAACAATAAAAAACTATATTTTTCATCTAATGGGCATGTAGGATTGGGCGGATTAGATGTATTTGAAGTCGCTTTCGATAATGAAGAAGGTTTTTTAGAAGTTCGTAATGTTGGTAAACCGATAAACAGTAAAAAAGATGACTTCTCTTTTATAGTTGATGAGGATACACAAAAAGGGTACTTTGCTTCTAATCGTGCCGGTGGAAAAGGAGATGATGATATTTATTCCTTTAAAACATTACAACTTGAAGAAATCCCAACAAACACCAATGCTATTTCTGGAATAGTAACCGAGTTGGTTGGTGGAGAAATTATGCCTAAAGCTTTGGTACAATTATTAGATGAAAACAACATTAAACTAAAAGAAATGGAAACTGATGAAAACGGAAGTTTCATCTTTGAAGATTTAGATTCTGATACCAGATATATTTTAAAAACAACTAAAGGCACCTATTTTGATGACACACGAGATGCGGCCACTAAAAACAATGAAAAAGTTAACGTAGATGTGTCCATGAGGAAATTGACAGATATGATCGCCGTTGAAAACGGAATTAAGAAATTGAAGACTGAAATGATTCATTTCAATTTCGATAAATCATTTATACGTAAAGATGCTGCTTTAGAATTAGATAAGCTGGTCGCCGTAATGAAAGATTCCCCAAGCATTGTTATTAAAATTGAGTCGCACACCGATTCTCGAGGAGATGCCATTTATAACAAATACTTATCGGACAAAAGAGCAAAATCGACGCGAGAGTATATAATTTCGCAAGGCATAGACCCAAAAAGAATAGAAAGTGCCGTAGGATATGGCGAAGAACAATTACTAAATCAATGTGATGGCTCTATTCGCTGTACAGAAGAAGATCACTACTTTAATCGTAGGTCCGAATTTATAATTGTCGACATGTAA
- the tatA gene encoding twin-arginine translocase TatA/TatE family subunit encodes MTILSTFLAIGAPQIILVVVVVLLLFGGKKIPELMRGLGSGIKEFKDASKEDEKLEEKKKE; translated from the coding sequence ATGACAATCTTATCTACATTCTTGGCTATAGGTGCTCCACAAATAATATTGGTGGTAGTGGTTGTTCTACTATTATTCGGAGGAAAAAAAATTCCTGAGTTAATGAGAGGTTTAGGCAGTGGAATTAAAGAGTTTAAAGACGCCTCTAAGGAGGATGAAAAATTAGAAGAAAAGAAAAAAGAGTAA
- a CDS encoding M23 family metallopeptidase, whose translation MAKKKVKKRKEIKRKLLHKYRLVILNENTFEEKISFKLSRLNVFVTGTLFMITLIGLTTLLIAFTPLREYIPGYSSTKLKKEATELTYKTDSLVRTLNYTNKYLENIRMVLKGDIENTVVNRDSLFQQYKLDPSSVDLNPIKEDSLLRAEVALEDKYNLFERTIDKKNLVLFTPVSGAISMEFNPNEKHYAVDITAPTDSPVKAVANGTVIFSEWTADTGYVIIIEHEGGLLSVYKHNGSLSKFQGTMVRGGEVIASVGNTGELTTGPHLHFEIWDNGTPIDPTNYIDFN comes from the coding sequence ATGGCCAAAAAGAAAGTCAAAAAAAGAAAAGAGATAAAACGGAAGTTACTTCATAAGTATCGTTTGGTAATTTTAAATGAAAATACTTTTGAAGAAAAAATATCTTTTAAACTAAGTAGGCTTAATGTTTTTGTAACAGGAACCCTTTTTATGATTACGCTTATTGGCTTAACTACGTTATTAATTGCGTTTACCCCTTTGCGGGAGTATATACCCGGTTATTCATCTACTAAACTTAAAAAAGAAGCTACGGAGCTTACGTATAAAACAGACTCCCTTGTACGAACCTTAAATTATACCAATAAGTATTTAGAGAATATTAGAATGGTATTAAAAGGAGATATTGAGAATACAGTAGTAAATAGAGACTCCCTTTTTCAACAATATAAATTAGATCCATCATCCGTGGATTTAAACCCTATAAAGGAAGATTCCTTATTACGGGCAGAAGTGGCACTCGAAGATAAATACAATTTGTTTGAAAGAACAATTGACAAAAAGAACCTTGTATTGTTTACTCCGGTTTCTGGTGCTATATCCATGGAATTTAATCCCAACGAGAAACATTATGCTGTTGATATAACAGCTCCAACAGATAGTCCTGTAAAGGCCGTGGCAAATGGTACTGTAATTTTTTCTGAATGGACAGCAGATACTGGTTATGTTATAATTATTGAACATGAAGGCGGATTGCTAAGTGTATATAAGCACAATGGTTCATTATCGAAATTTCAAGGAACTATGGTTAGAGGAGGAGAGGTGATTGCCTCCGTAGGAAACACAGGAGAGCTAACCACTGGGCCTCATTTGCATTTTGAAATTTGGGATAATGGAACGCCTATTGATCCTACAAATTATATAGATTTTAATTAG